Proteins from a genomic interval of Streptomyces sp. Tu6071:
- a CDS encoding M20/M25/M40 family metallo-hydrolase, with amino-acid sequence MSTAPETAPVPASEEAQDEVIALCAELIRFDTSNPTSDERASAEWVVARLAEAGIDSELIESAPGRASVIARIAGRDPERGALLVHGHLDVVPADASEWQVPPFSGEIRDGYLWGRGAIDMKDTVAVMLATARHFARTGTKPSRDLVLAFLADEEAGGKFGAHWLVEHRPELFAGVTEAIGEGGGFSFAIDDTRRLYPIENAQRGMAWMELTATGRAGHGSSPNDENAVTDLAESLTRIGRETFPIRLIEPVRALLEEAARLYGVAFDEDDIEGSLARLGPVADFMQVVLRNSANPTMFAAGYQTNVIPGKATARVDGRFLPGHEQELIDTVDRLLLPSVSREWVNHDIAMETTFDGPLVDAMCAAVRAEDPDGHPVPYCNPGGTDAKAFTHLGIRCFGFKGLKLPHDLDYGRLFHGVDERVPLEGLRFGVRVMTRLWQSC; translated from the coding sequence ATGAGCACCGCACCCGAAACCGCACCGGTCCCGGCCTCCGAGGAGGCCCAGGACGAGGTGATCGCCCTCTGCGCCGAGCTGATCAGGTTCGACACGTCCAACCCGACGAGCGACGAACGCGCGAGCGCCGAGTGGGTCGTGGCGCGCCTCGCGGAGGCGGGCATCGACTCCGAGCTGATCGAGTCGGCGCCGGGACGGGCCAGCGTCATCGCCCGGATCGCCGGCCGCGACCCGGAACGCGGCGCCCTGCTGGTCCACGGCCACCTGGACGTGGTCCCGGCGGACGCCTCCGAGTGGCAGGTGCCGCCCTTCTCCGGCGAGATCCGCGACGGCTACCTCTGGGGCCGGGGCGCGATCGACATGAAGGACACAGTGGCGGTGATGCTGGCCACGGCCCGGCACTTCGCCCGCACCGGTACGAAGCCCTCGCGCGACCTCGTCCTCGCCTTCCTCGCGGACGAGGAGGCGGGCGGCAAGTTCGGCGCCCACTGGCTCGTCGAGCACCGACCGGAACTGTTCGCCGGGGTCACCGAGGCGATCGGTGAGGGCGGCGGGTTCTCCTTCGCGATCGACGACACCCGTCGGCTGTACCCGATCGAGAACGCCCAGCGCGGCATGGCCTGGATGGAGCTGACCGCCACGGGCCGGGCCGGCCACGGCTCCTCCCCCAACGACGAGAACGCGGTCACCGACCTGGCGGAGTCGCTGACGCGGATCGGTCGCGAGACCTTCCCGATCCGGCTGATCGAGCCGGTCCGCGCGCTGCTCGAAGAGGCCGCACGACTGTACGGCGTCGCGTTCGACGAGGACGACATCGAGGGCAGCCTCGCCCGGCTGGGCCCGGTCGCGGACTTCATGCAGGTGGTCCTGCGCAACTCGGCGAACCCGACGATGTTCGCCGCCGGGTACCAGACCAACGTGATCCCCGGGAAGGCCACGGCGCGCGTGGACGGGCGCTTCCTGCCCGGCCACGAGCAGGAGCTGATCGACACCGTCGACCGGCTGCTGCTGCCCTCGGTCAGCCGGGAATGGGTCAACCACGACATCGCGATGGAGACCACGTTCGACGGCCCGCTCGTCGATGCCATGTGCGCGGCGGTCCGCGCCGAGGACCCGGACGGCCACCCGGTGCCGTACTGCAACCCCGGCGGCACGGACGCCAAAGCCTTCACGCACCTGGGCATTCGCTGCTTCGGCTTCAAGGGCCTGAAGCTCCCGCACGACCTGGACTACGGCCGTCTCTTCCACGGCGTGGACGAGCGCGTGCCGCTGGAGGGCCTGCGCTTCGGCGTCCGCGTCATGACCCGCCTCTGGCAGAGCTGCTGA
- a CDS encoding SDR family NAD(P)-dependent oxidoreductase, with amino-acid sequence MSSASQSRPWDVHRLPPAEDRTVLITGGNAGIGYFAAEQLATTGALVVLGSRDRAKAGAAMTSIRSRVPGARVRHLELNLADLSSLKTSVDGLDLDRLDAVVYNAGVALDDPPRRKTKDGHELMLGTNHLGHFALTQWLAPLLSAAPAARIVTVGSFAARSERLDLDDLQSTRDYRPKRTYGRSKLAQMSFGFALDRRLRAVNSTVLSVVAHPGGALDSLTPSRPPINVTTPGKRLRALPSALLVQGKDAGAWPVVRAVLDPEVRGGQLWGPRIFGLRGTPRREPVPAHMADQAVAARLWTASAELADTDPHLGLG; translated from the coding sequence GTGTCTTCCGCATCCCAGAGCCGACCGTGGGACGTCCACCGGCTGCCGCCCGCCGAGGACAGGACCGTCCTCATCACCGGAGGCAACGCCGGGATCGGCTACTTCGCCGCCGAGCAGCTCGCCACCACCGGCGCCCTCGTCGTACTCGGCAGCCGGGACCGGGCGAAGGCCGGGGCCGCCATGACCTCGATCCGCTCACGCGTACCCGGCGCGCGGGTACGCCATCTGGAACTAAACCTCGCCGACCTGTCGTCCCTGAAGACCTCCGTTGACGGACTCGACCTCGATCGTCTCGACGCGGTGGTCTACAACGCCGGGGTGGCGCTCGACGACCCTCCGCGCCGGAAAACCAAGGACGGCCACGAGCTGATGCTCGGCACCAACCACCTCGGCCACTTCGCGCTGACCCAGTGGCTGGCTCCCCTGCTGTCCGCGGCACCGGCGGCCCGCATCGTCACGGTGGGAAGCTTCGCGGCACGCTCCGAACGACTGGACCTCGACGACCTGCAGTCGACCCGGGACTACCGGCCCAAGCGCACCTACGGCCGGTCGAAGCTGGCCCAGATGTCCTTCGGCTTCGCACTCGACCGCCGCCTGCGTGCCGTCAACAGCACGGTACTCAGCGTGGTGGCCCACCCCGGCGGCGCCCTGGACTCCCTCACCCCGTCCCGCCCCCCGATCAACGTGACAACCCCGGGCAAGCGCCTGCGCGCCCTGCCCTCCGCGCTCCTGGTACAGGGCAAGGACGCCGGAGCATGGCCCGTCGTCCGCGCCGTACTCGACCCGGAAGTACGAGGAGGACAACTGTGGGGACCGAGGATCTTCGGCCTGCGCGGCACCCCACGGCGTGAGCCCGTCCCCGCACACATGGCAGACCAGGCGGTCGCCGCCCGCCTGTGGACCGCCAGCGCCGAACTCGCCGACACCGACCCACACCTCGGCCTCGGATAA
- a CDS encoding discoidin domain-containing protein, translated as MSHHPAQVGRRRFLQLLAAGGALTALPLGAGAAQAAAAGPLAGTATAPDDIAATYLRVLAQHTRWSETQWDAARGYYTDKDFGFAVVLGNAVLLTHGRYDSELTGIDRDTLRTRTLATIRHFAASNRLTGGDQWGRTLFFDTTFQSYFVMAAKLLWSELDGTTRGHVDALLRGQAAYTDGLGTGDDPASGSWTPHGLTGGFEGDTKLEEMGVYTQSLAPALAWADDDARHGAWSDRFGTWSRNEAGLPPADLANPALVDGVPVSRNTARNLYDTFIVENHGSFGPHYQEELWRTSGRNSSHFLAAGTPLPEVLTKQPNADPLWQTLLGVMSDAGEPLMPMVNDREHLYGRDVIPLAFLARVRGDRAAARAEAELAARLEAYQEYAPRYRLAKFSGEPKYEPEARAEIALSYLLHVWTVHTPVKPLSREEFFARAAGVTDFGTGPGLVSHQSPAAWAAAVSKPGFVKFAWQPAHDDWLFKLSGGTPMFLPSTAGKVSGRAVETWTKVRDGFDGSATLLRLDSGWAGFTTLGSGAVVYASSGTAAAEGHLEVYNLTMPGMPGLGGARTFRFAEGSVKVAARDGASAPAAGGRVDTLDVPRTTVRHLRMQGVRPDPTYGYSLFAFEARAEAGGEDLARGGTATASSAASGMGAPLAVDGDGATRWAVATGDRKRADSWLAVDLGAAREVAEVTLRWEAAAGRGYRVQGSADGERWEDLAVYPVARASSHGGWLDVDGRAGLVVRGADREHPVSVYDDAVVLSDGPAAPVVIEGYPGASPARLRALAARKAPSAEHAQVRAAYVEEHLSLFNLSAEEVRTRVSVPQDGAERYVFAGTQTVTRDGIVHESELPAAKALLLAPRFTLAPVSGRALPAGLRVSVEDGATLRLSGASCRVRVRAQGRTAVVSVRSGSRPVVVRLHGATAYPVDDLALGRTVFPTSPLPAGMSAPSAAVDGDPGSSWRPGKDGRLVVDLGAALPVREIEAEWTGGDVPGLRVEGSTDGIAYRDWGRASGHGRTRALRVRETARYVAVRVDGGDGRRAARLVRLSVR; from the coding sequence GTGTCGCACCACCCCGCCCAGGTCGGCCGCCGCCGATTCCTCCAACTCCTCGCCGCCGGCGGCGCGCTGACCGCCCTGCCCCTCGGCGCCGGAGCGGCGCAGGCGGCAGCCGCCGGGCCCCTCGCCGGGACCGCGACGGCCCCCGACGACATCGCCGCCACCTACCTGCGTGTCCTCGCCCAGCACACCCGCTGGTCGGAGACCCAGTGGGACGCGGCCCGCGGCTACTACACGGACAAGGACTTCGGCTTCGCCGTCGTCCTCGGCAACGCCGTACTGCTCACTCACGGCCGTTACGACAGCGAACTGACCGGCATCGACCGTGACACGCTGCGGACGCGCACTCTGGCCACCATCCGCCACTTCGCCGCTTCCAACCGCCTCACCGGCGGCGACCAGTGGGGCCGCACACTCTTCTTCGACACCACTTTCCAGTCGTACTTCGTCATGGCCGCGAAGCTCCTGTGGTCCGAGCTGGACGGGACGACCCGAGGCCACGTCGACGCGCTCCTGCGCGGCCAGGCGGCGTACACGGACGGTCTCGGCACCGGGGACGACCCGGCCTCGGGCTCCTGGACCCCGCACGGTCTCACCGGTGGCTTCGAGGGCGACACCAAGCTGGAGGAGATGGGCGTCTACACGCAGTCGCTCGCGCCCGCGCTGGCGTGGGCCGATGACGACGCCCGGCACGGCGCGTGGAGCGACCGTTTCGGCACCTGGTCGCGCAACGAGGCCGGACTGCCGCCCGCCGACCTCGCCAACCCGGCCCTGGTGGACGGGGTGCCGGTCTCCCGCAACACCGCGCGGAACCTCTACGACACGTTCATCGTCGAGAACCACGGCTCCTTCGGCCCGCACTACCAGGAGGAGTTGTGGCGCACTTCGGGCCGCAACTCCTCGCACTTCCTCGCCGCGGGCACTCCGCTGCCGGAGGTGCTGACGAAGCAGCCCAACGCCGACCCGCTGTGGCAGACCCTGCTCGGCGTGATGAGCGACGCGGGCGAGCCGTTGATGCCGATGGTCAACGACCGCGAGCACCTCTACGGGCGCGATGTCATACCGCTCGCCTTCCTCGCGCGGGTGCGGGGTGACCGGGCCGCGGCCCGCGCCGAGGCCGAACTGGCCGCCCGCCTGGAGGCGTACCAGGAGTACGCGCCGCGCTACCGGCTCGCGAAGTTCTCGGGCGAGCCGAAGTACGAGCCCGAGGCGCGCGCCGAGATCGCCCTGAGCTACCTGCTGCACGTGTGGACGGTGCACACCCCGGTGAAGCCCCTCTCCCGGGAGGAGTTCTTCGCGCGGGCGGCCGGGGTGACGGACTTCGGCACCGGTCCCGGGCTCGTCTCGCACCAGTCCCCCGCGGCGTGGGCGGCGGCGGTCAGCAAGCCGGGCTTCGTGAAGTTCGCCTGGCAGCCGGCGCACGACGACTGGCTGTTCAAGCTCAGCGGCGGCACACCGATGTTCCTGCCCTCGACGGCGGGCAAGGTCTCGGGCCGCGCGGTGGAGACCTGGACCAAGGTGCGCGACGGCTTCGACGGCAGCGCGACGCTGCTCCGTCTCGACTCCGGCTGGGCGGGGTTCACGACGCTGGGTTCCGGCGCCGTCGTGTACGCGAGCAGTGGGACTGCGGCGGCCGAGGGGCACTTGGAGGTGTACAACCTGACGATGCCGGGGATGCCCGGCCTCGGCGGGGCCCGCACCTTCCGCTTCGCGGAGGGCTCGGTGAAGGTGGCGGCGCGGGACGGGGCGAGCGCCCCGGCGGCCGGCGGGCGCGTCGACACGCTCGACGTGCCGCGTACCACCGTGCGGCACCTGCGCATGCAGGGTGTGCGGCCCGATCCGACGTACGGCTACTCGCTGTTCGCCTTCGAGGCGCGCGCGGAGGCCGGTGGCGAGGACCTCGCGCGCGGCGGCACGGCGACGGCTTCCTCGGCGGCGTCGGGCATGGGGGCGCCGCTGGCGGTCGACGGTGACGGGGCGACGCGCTGGGCGGTGGCCACCGGGGACCGCAAGCGTGCCGACAGCTGGCTCGCGGTCGACCTGGGGGCCGCGCGGGAGGTCGCGGAGGTGACGCTGCGCTGGGAGGCCGCGGCCGGGCGCGGTTACCGCGTCCAGGGCTCGGCGGACGGGGAGCGGTGGGAGGATCTCGCCGTCTACCCGGTGGCGCGGGCGAGCAGCCACGGCGGCTGGCTCGACGTGGACGGCCGCGCCGGTCTCGTGGTGCGTGGGGCGGACCGGGAGCACCCCGTGTCCGTCTACGACGACGCGGTCGTCCTGAGTGACGGTCCCGCCGCTCCGGTCGTGATCGAGGGGTATCCCGGCGCCTCGCCGGCCCGGTTGCGGGCGCTGGCGGCGCGGAAGGCTCCCTCGGCCGAGCACGCGCAGGTGCGGGCGGCGTACGTGGAGGAGCACCTGAGTCTGTTCAACCTCTCCGCCGAGGAGGTTCGCACCCGGGTGTCGGTGCCTCAGGACGGTGCCGAGCGGTACGTCTTCGCGGGGACGCAGACCGTGACGCGGGACGGGATCGTCCACGAGAGCGAGCTGCCCGCGGCGAAGGCGCTGCTGCTGGCGCCGCGGTTCACGCTCGCGCCGGTCTCGGGCCGCGCACTGCCCGCCGGACTGCGGGTGAGCGTGGAGGACGGGGCCACCCTGCGGCTCTCGGGGGCCTCCTGCCGGGTGCGGGTGCGTGCGCAGGGCCGGACCGCGGTGGTGTCGGTGCGCTCCGGCAGCAGGCCGGTCGTGGTCAGGCTGCACGGAGCGACGGCGTACCCGGTGGACGATCTGGCGCTGGGCCGTACGGTCTTCCCCACGAGCCCGTTGCCCGCGGGCATGTCGGCGCCGTCCGCGGCGGTCGACGGGGACCCGGGCAGCTCGTGGCGGCCGGGGAAGGACGGGCGGCTCGTCGTGGACCTCGGCGCGGCGCTCCCGGTGCGGGAAATCGAGGCGGAGTGGACCGGCGGCGACGTCCCCGGCCTGCGTGTCGAGGGCAGTACCGATGGCATCGCCTACCGGGACTGGGGGCGCGCCTCCGGGCACGGCCGCACCCGTGCCCTGCGCGTCCGCGAGACCGCCCGGTACGTCGCGGTCCGGGTGGACGGCGGCGACGGGCGCCGGGCGGCGCGGCTGGTACGGCTCTCGGTGCGCTGA
- a CDS encoding sucrase ferredoxin, with product MAGDPARFFCAEAARERGDGLAGTAPHGRVWVLIEHPGGWPPNGFEGLGLEPALAARVFAAAQTRRARILLVRRPGRRRATEPRRWAVLHHDDRGAHRQTWGTWEADADLDGVVNALHSPGTTGHPPVVLVCAHGLHDVCCAVRGRPVAAALAARHPRLVWECTHVGGDRFAANVAVLPDGVYYGNLDAASAGTTLAEHLADRVAATHLRGYTDLPPPAQVAVAALLARHGPAARHAYEVVGTERADDGWRVRVAGTPPHPALSEVEVRAHRTAPHRLTCRGAAPSTYLAHEAVAVRTLRGPETTLPPR from the coding sequence ATGGCGGGGGACCCGGCGCGGTTCTTCTGCGCCGAGGCCGCGCGGGAGCGAGGCGACGGGCTCGCGGGAACAGCCCCGCACGGGCGCGTATGGGTGCTGATCGAGCACCCGGGAGGCTGGCCGCCGAACGGCTTCGAGGGCCTCGGCCTCGAACCCGCCCTTGCCGCACGGGTGTTCGCGGCGGCACAAACGCGCCGGGCCCGCATCCTGCTCGTGCGACGCCCCGGCCGCCGCCGCGCCACGGAGCCGCGCCGCTGGGCGGTGCTCCACCACGACGACCGAGGAGCCCACCGCCAGACCTGGGGCACGTGGGAGGCGGACGCGGACCTCGACGGCGTCGTGAACGCCCTGCACAGCCCGGGAACGACAGGGCACCCACCCGTCGTGCTCGTCTGCGCGCACGGGCTGCACGACGTGTGCTGCGCAGTGCGGGGGCGCCCCGTGGCCGCCGCCCTCGCCGCGCGCCACCCGCGGCTCGTGTGGGAGTGCACCCACGTGGGCGGGGACCGCTTCGCCGCCAACGTCGCCGTCCTCCCCGACGGCGTGTACTACGGGAACCTCGACGCGGCTTCGGCCGGGACGACGCTCGCGGAACACCTCGCGGACCGCGTGGCCGCCACCCACCTGCGCGGCTACACGGACCTGCCCCCTCCCGCCCAGGTCGCCGTCGCCGCCCTCCTCGCCCGCCACGGCCCCGCGGCCCGGCACGCGTACGAGGTCGTCGGGACGGAACGCGCGGACGACGGCTGGCGCGTACGCGTGGCGGGCACACCGCCGCACCCGGCGCTCAGCGAGGTCGAGGTACGCGCGCACCGCACCGCCCCACACCGCCTGACCTGCCGGGGAGCGGCGCCGAGCACGTATCTCGCGCACGAGGCCGTCGCGGTGCGCACCCTGCGTGGACCGGAAACCACGCTCCCACCGCGGTAG
- a CDS encoding cupin domain-containing protein — translation MVRDAGVRADAGVLESCLTGLGREEFAREVWGRLPSLTRGAGDFSDIFSSAAVDELVSQRGLRTPFLRVAKDGATLPEPSFTAPGGVGATIADQLDDTALWRAFADGATLVLQALHRTWEPVGTFTSRLATELGHPVQANAYVTPPQNQGFDAHYDVHDVFVLQITGTKRWLIHEPVVTAPTREQPWTGHRAAVAEAASGAPVLDTVLEPGDVLYLPRGWLHSAVAQGAVSVHLTLGVHPWTRHALAVQLAETALAALREDPAMRTSLPLGVDGPEGELDEVRARLVTALTTADPAPLFARTRRGQGRPAPLGPLAQLAALDALTDDTHVRLREALEPRLSGERLWTRAGWLDLTPPDLPAVHRLLDGEAHATRDLGPALVRRLLRAGVLVPAAP, via the coding sequence GTGGTCCGGGACGCCGGTGTCCGTGCGGACGCCGGCGTCCTGGAGTCGTGTCTGACCGGCCTCGGCCGTGAGGAGTTCGCGCGCGAGGTGTGGGGACGGCTGCCCTCGCTCACCCGCGGGGCCGGCGACTTCTCGGACATCTTCTCGTCCGCCGCCGTGGACGAGCTGGTCTCCCAGCGCGGGCTGCGCACCCCGTTCCTGCGTGTCGCCAAGGACGGGGCCACGCTCCCCGAGCCGTCCTTCACCGCCCCGGGCGGCGTCGGCGCCACCATCGCCGACCAGCTCGACGACACCGCGCTGTGGCGCGCCTTCGCGGACGGCGCCACGCTCGTGCTCCAAGCGCTGCACCGCACCTGGGAGCCGGTCGGCACCTTCACCTCGCGGCTCGCCACGGAGCTGGGCCACCCGGTGCAGGCCAACGCGTACGTCACCCCGCCCCAGAACCAGGGCTTCGACGCCCACTACGACGTGCACGACGTCTTCGTCCTCCAGATCACCGGCACCAAGCGCTGGCTCATCCACGAACCCGTCGTCACCGCGCCCACCCGCGAGCAGCCGTGGACCGGGCACCGGGCCGCCGTCGCCGAGGCCGCCTCCGGGGCGCCCGTCCTGGACACCGTCCTGGAACCGGGCGACGTGCTCTACCTGCCGCGCGGCTGGCTGCACTCCGCCGTGGCCCAGGGCGCCGTCTCCGTGCACCTGACGCTCGGCGTCCACCCCTGGACACGGCACGCCCTGGCCGTCCAGCTCGCCGAGACCGCCCTCGCCGCGCTGCGCGAGGACCCCGCCATGCGCACGTCCCTCCCGCTCGGCGTGGACGGACCCGAAGGGGAACTGGACGAGGTCCGCGCGCGCCTCGTCACCGCACTCACCACGGCCGACCCGGCCCCGCTGTTCGCGCGCACCCGCCGCGGCCAGGGCCGCCCCGCCCCGCTCGGGCCGCTCGCCCAGCTCGCGGCACTCGACGCGCTCACCGACGACACCCACGTCCGGCTGCGCGAGGCGCTGGAGCCGCGCCTGAGCGGCGAACGGCTGTGGACCCGCGCCGGCTGGCTCGACCTCACGCCCCCAGACCTGCCGGCCGTTCACCGGCTGCTCGACGGGGAGGCGCACGCCACGCGGGACCTCGGACCGGCTCTCGTACGCCGTCTGCTGCGCGCGGGCGTCCTCGTCCCCGCCGCCCCCTGA
- a CDS encoding cation:proton antiporter, translating into MDLSGTDLTYGLLGLGALGAATLPTLLRRWAVSVPMVFLGLGFVVFLLPLDPLPSLDPVGSAPVVEHFTEVCVLVALMGAGLAINRPFGRRTWASTWRLLGVAMPVTVLAAAAAGWGLLGWAPAVALLLAGILAPTDPVLAGEVRVGEPTDAEFDEDETRFALTSEAGLNDGLAFPFVMAALALSAASATGWSGAWVGHWLGYDVLLRIVVGVLAGTGMGALLGRVVFRARPTALRVSERSEGFVALAVAFGAYGLTEVLHGYGFLAVFATAVSLRSAERAHGYHRVMHSFMDQIERLLTAAVLFLVGGFLAQGGFAALTWRGAVFGLLLVLVIRPVTGYLSLRSAPAAPRERAVTAFFGIRGIGSFFYLSYALGHGHVAAPAAELWATVTFTVVVSVLLHGILATPVVRYLDRREARAAAEASEAGAEASEAGADAAEAGASAPEKESRSAGR; encoded by the coding sequence ATGGATCTGTCGGGCACGGACCTGACGTACGGGCTGCTCGGTCTCGGGGCGCTCGGGGCGGCGACGCTGCCGACGCTGCTGAGACGGTGGGCCGTCTCGGTGCCCATGGTCTTCCTCGGCCTGGGCTTCGTCGTGTTCCTGTTGCCGCTCGATCCTTTGCCCTCGCTGGACCCCGTCGGCTCGGCCCCCGTGGTCGAGCACTTCACGGAGGTGTGCGTGCTCGTGGCCCTCATGGGCGCGGGACTGGCCATCAACAGGCCGTTCGGCAGGCGCACGTGGGCCAGTACCTGGCGGCTGCTGGGCGTGGCCATGCCGGTGACCGTCCTGGCCGCCGCCGCGGCCGGGTGGGGCTTGCTGGGCTGGGCCCCCGCCGTGGCGCTCCTGCTGGCGGGGATTCTCGCCCCCACCGATCCGGTGCTCGCCGGGGAGGTGCGGGTGGGGGAGCCGACCGACGCCGAGTTCGACGAGGACGAGACGCGCTTCGCGCTCACCAGCGAGGCCGGGCTCAACGACGGGCTGGCCTTTCCCTTCGTCATGGCCGCCCTGGCCCTGTCCGCCGCCTCGGCGACCGGCTGGTCCGGGGCCTGGGTGGGGCACTGGCTCGGCTACGACGTGCTGCTGCGGATCGTGGTCGGCGTACTCGCCGGAACGGGGATGGGCGCCCTGCTCGGCAGGGTCGTCTTCCGGGCCCGCCCCACCGCGTTGCGCGTCTCGGAGCGCAGCGAGGGCTTCGTCGCGCTCGCCGTGGCGTTCGGTGCCTACGGCCTGACCGAAGTGCTGCACGGCTACGGCTTCCTCGCGGTCTTCGCGACCGCTGTGAGCCTGCGGTCGGCGGAGCGCGCGCACGGCTACCACCGGGTGATGCACTCGTTCATGGACCAGATCGAGCGACTGCTGACCGCCGCCGTCCTCTTCCTCGTCGGCGGGTTCCTCGCCCAGGGCGGTTTCGCCGCCCTCACCTGGCGGGGGGCGGTCTTCGGCCTGCTCCTGGTGCTCGTGATCCGTCCCGTCACCGGATACCTCTCGCTGCGCTCCGCTCCGGCCGCCCCGCGCGAACGGGCCGTCACCGCGTTCTTCGGGATTCGCGGCATCGGTTCGTTCTTCTATCTCTCCTACGCCCTCGGTCACGGCCATGTGGCCGCCCCGGCGGCCGAGTTGTGGGCCACCGTGACCTTCACGGTGGTGGTGTCGGTGCTGCTCCACGGCATCCTCGCGACGCCGGTCGTGCGCTACCTCGATCGGCGCGAGGCGCGTGCCGCGGCGGAGGCGTCGGAGGCCGGGGCGGAGGCGTCGGAGGCCGGGGCGGATGCCGCGGAGGCCGGGGCGTCCGCACCGGAGAAGGAGTCGCGTTCCGCCGGGCGCTGA
- a CDS encoding NAD(P)/FAD-dependent oxidoreductase, which produces MTATRAPRRIVVVGASAAGLTAAETLRREGYDGALTLLGKEPHLPYDRPPLSKQVLAGEWTAARTRLRHPEEVAALGLDLRLGTAATALSPASRTVTLMDGEDIGWDAVLIATGVRPRRLPWCGLPGTHVLRHLEDALALRERLAADSRLVIVGAGFLGSEVASSARALGARVTLVEPAPVPLARVVGHQVGAHIARLHRGHGVDLRTGTAVTGVETAAGRLTGVRLSDATTVPADDVLVAIGSEPATDWLTGSGLRLDDGVVCDAYNSAAPGVYAAGDVARWHNPLFGTSMRLEHRTNAAEQAMAAARHLLHPEPARPFAPVPYFWTDQYGIRVQAYGHLRDHEEARVVAGDPADGRFLVAYRKGRTLVGALSFGLPPKTLRPWRTAVAARADWTASTQPP; this is translated from the coding sequence GTGACCGCAACCCGTGCGCCGCGCCGCATCGTCGTGGTCGGCGCCTCGGCGGCGGGCCTCACCGCCGCCGAGACCCTGCGCCGGGAGGGATACGACGGCGCCCTCACCCTGCTCGGCAAGGAACCGCACCTTCCCTACGACCGCCCGCCGCTCTCCAAGCAGGTCCTCGCGGGGGAGTGGACGGCCGCGCGCACGCGGCTGCGGCATCCCGAGGAAGTGGCCGCCCTCGGCCTGGACCTGCGCCTCGGCACCGCCGCGACCGCCCTGTCACCGGCCTCCCGCACCGTGACCCTCATGGACGGCGAGGACATCGGCTGGGACGCCGTCCTGATCGCGACGGGCGTACGGCCCCGGCGCCTGCCCTGGTGCGGGCTGCCCGGCACGCACGTGCTGCGCCACCTGGAGGACGCCCTCGCCCTGCGGGAACGGCTCGCCGCCGACAGTCGGCTCGTCATCGTCGGTGCGGGATTCCTCGGCTCGGAGGTCGCCTCCTCGGCGCGCGCCCTCGGCGCCCGCGTCACCCTCGTGGAACCGGCCCCGGTCCCGCTCGCCCGCGTCGTCGGCCACCAGGTCGGCGCCCACATCGCGCGGCTGCACCGCGGGCACGGCGTGGACCTGCGCACGGGCACGGCGGTGACCGGGGTCGAGACCGCGGCCGGACGTCTCACCGGGGTCCGGCTCTCGGACGCGACGACCGTGCCCGCCGACGACGTCCTCGTGGCCATCGGCTCCGAGCCCGCCACCGACTGGCTCACCGGCAGCGGACTGCGCCTCGACGACGGCGTCGTGTGCGACGCGTACAACTCCGCCGCCCCGGGCGTCTACGCGGCCGGGGACGTGGCACGCTGGCACAACCCGCTGTTCGGGACGTCGATGCGCCTCGAACACCGCACCAACGCCGCCGAGCAGGCCATGGCCGCCGCCCGCCACCTGCTCCACCCCGAGCCCGCCCGCCCGTTCGCCCCCGTCCCCTACTTCTGGACGGACCAGTACGGAATCCGGGTCCAGGCATACGGGCACCTCCGCGACCACGAGGAGGCCCGGGTGGTCGCGGGGGACCCGGCCGACGGGCGCTTCCTCGTCGCCTACCGCAAGGGGCGGACGCTCGTCGGCGCGTTGTCCTTCGGCCTTCCGCCGAAAACCCTGCGCCCATGGCGGACGGCCGTCGCGGCGCGTGCGGACTGGACGGCCTCGACCCAGCCACCGTGA
- a CDS encoding ferredoxin, with amino-acid sequence MHVEVDQPKCVASGQCVLLAPDVFDQDDDGIVELLDADPSPEHHDDVRESAAVCPAAAIRLAPR; translated from the coding sequence ATGCACGTGGAAGTCGATCAGCCCAAGTGCGTCGCGTCCGGGCAGTGCGTCCTGCTGGCACCCGACGTCTTCGACCAGGACGACGACGGCATCGTCGAACTGCTCGACGCCGATCCGTCCCCCGAGCACCACGACGACGTACGCGAGTCGGCCGCCGTCTGTCCCGCCGCCGCCATCCGCCTGGCGCCGAGGTGA